From the uncultured Methanobrevibacter sp. genome, the window TAGACAGCATCGACTCCTTAGTAGACTTAAGAGCAGCACAAGAAGACTCCTACTACATGGGATTAGATGTATTCACTGGTGAAGTAGCAGACATGAAAGAAGCTGGCGTAATCGAACCTAAACGTGTTAAAAAACAAGCTATTCAATCTGCATCCGAAGCAGCTGAAATGATTTTAAGAATCGACGATGTAATTGCATCAACAAAAGGCCCTGAAGATATGGGTATGGATCCTTCCGCAATGGGCGGAATGCCTCCAATGATGTAAATTCTTACATCTTCTTTTTTTTCTTTTTTTATGTATTCAAACAGACTTATTTTTAAAACATCACTTGATGATGAAATATTTTACCTTAAAGATACCATTCTAATTAATTTTACCCTAAACCGTAATGGGGTTTCCACTTCACAATTGAACAGCGGAACAAACGGCCTGTACAAATCAGTTTTTAACCAGCATCTTTCACAGGAAAAGATTGATTATCTTGTCGACCATGATGTATGCGAATATCTAATCAATGAATGTAACAATCTAGACATTGATTCTGAATTTGCCACCGGCCTGGTCACTTTGGCGGAGATGAAAAATGTAAGCATTGTCACAAAAGCTTTCAAGGGTACTGAAGTCACTGCCGTTGTCACAGCAGGTGTCAGGACAAATGCCACAAGGGCAGGCGATCCCTCATCCTACTGGGAGGAAAACGGCGAGTTTCATTTCGGTACAATAAACATCATTTTACTCACTAATGTCTGTCTTGACAAATCAACATTGCTTGAGGCATTCATGACCGCTACCGAAGCCAAAACCGTTGCATTGAATAACTTAAGAATTCCTTCTCAGTATTCCAATGGATTTGCTACAGGCACCGGAACTGACGGATTGGCCATTTTTTCAAATACTGATTCTGAAAATAAGCTTACAAATGCCGGAAAACACTCAAAGTTGGGTGAGCTGATTGCCGCCACAATCATTGAAGCGATACCGAAAGCTATTTCAAAACAGGTTTGGATTACAAAAAAATCACAATCAAATGCTTTAGTCCGATTAAATAGGTTTAAATTAGATATTAATGAGTTTTATAAAGAGTTGGATTGTGACAAGTTTGAATTTATTAAGCAGTTAAGGATTGATGCACGCAAACAGGATAATGTCGCAATAACAACATCCATCCTGAATTTAATAGATGAATATGAAAACGGTTTGATTCAAAAGCATGAAGCTTATGAATTGGCCTTAAAAATAAAAGAAGAGAGTAATAGCAATCCAATAAAGAAAATATTGGAATATTGGATTAACTATTTCATTCGTTAGTGTTGAATTCGATGAGTTCTCCATTGTCTTGGACAATTTTGGCAATTGCCTCTTCGGCGGAATTCAATTTTTCATTGCAGACTTTCACCAAATCCATTGCATTTTTGAATTCTTCAATTGC encodes:
- a CDS encoding adenosylcobinamide amidohydrolase, whose translation is MYSNRLIFKTSLDDEIFYLKDTILINFTLNRNGVSTSQLNSGTNGLYKSVFNQHLSQEKIDYLVDHDVCEYLINECNNLDIDSEFATGLVTLAEMKNVSIVTKAFKGTEVTAVVTAGVRTNATRAGDPSSYWEENGEFHFGTINIILLTNVCLDKSTLLEAFMTATEAKTVALNNLRIPSQYSNGFATGTGTDGLAIFSNTDSENKLTNAGKHSKLGELIAATIIEAIPKAISKQVWITKKSQSNALVRLNRFKLDINEFYKELDCDKFEFIKQLRIDARKQDNVAITTSILNLIDEYENGLIQKHEAYELALKIKEESNSNPIKKILEYWINYFIR
- a CDS encoding exodeoxyribonuclease VII small subunit, giving the protein MQDLSFEESLEKLEEIVKKLETGEVPLDDAIEEFKNAMDLVKVCNEKLNSAEEAIAKIVQDNGELIEFNTNE